One window of the Haloarcula halobia genome contains the following:
- a CDS encoding ATP-binding protein, producing the protein MDRLEEVRAGERARSEAPSEGVLLDQLQEVEERLLAFGEALGGDIEDVTDLPFTEEAGLDHMPEPLYVRHDTEMLNQVTSWLLQDQHIGLVSPYGTGKSAFREIVLRDLSKHDDFIVTHLDNPRETTARQLYRTVLTAAYGAGYSIDPSNYSQVRNGIPWATADTKAAVHEVMRRIRQDDKTLLLVVDEIEVLEVDLLSPLQVAGDAGVRLFLTGTPEGKRRVAEIRGTLDSRLRYYENIDPFSPDDIAEYIARSFAYFRDEPYQGEAPDLFTRAAIEDIHEHTEGNPREVRIDCRELFTRAAFVWYRTGQSVERIQITPELRERRFGMGY; encoded by the coding sequence ATGGACCGACTCGAGGAGGTCCGTGCCGGCGAGCGAGCGCGCTCGGAAGCACCCTCCGAGGGCGTCCTGCTCGACCAGTTACAGGAGGTCGAAGAGCGGCTGCTCGCCTTCGGCGAGGCGCTCGGGGGCGACATCGAGGACGTCACCGACCTCCCGTTCACCGAGGAGGCGGGACTCGACCACATGCCGGAACCGCTCTACGTCCGCCACGACACGGAGATGCTGAACCAGGTCACCTCCTGGCTCCTGCAGGACCAGCACATCGGGCTGGTGAGCCCCTACGGGACCGGGAAGTCGGCGTTCCGCGAGATCGTCCTGCGTGACCTCTCGAAACACGACGACTTCATCGTCACGCACCTGGACAATCCCCGCGAGACGACCGCCCGCCAGCTCTACCGGACGGTGCTGACGGCGGCGTACGGGGCGGGCTACTCCATCGACCCGTCGAACTACTCGCAGGTCCGCAACGGGATCCCGTGGGCCACCGCCGACACCAAGGCGGCCGTCCACGAGGTGATGCGCCGCATCCGACAGGACGACAAGACGCTGTTGCTCGTCGTCGACGAGATAGAGGTCCTCGAGGTGGACCTCCTGTCGCCGCTGCAGGTGGCCGGGGATGCCGGAGTCCGCCTGTTCCTGACCGGGACCCCCGAGGGCAAGCGACGGGTCGCCGAGATACGCGGGACGCTCGACTCCCGCCTGCGCTACTACGAGAACATCGACCCGTTCAGCCCCGACGACATCGCGGAGTACATCGCCCGGTCGTTCGCGTACTTCCGGGACGAACCCTACCAGGGTGAGGCGCCGGACCTGTTCACCCGGGCGGCCATCGAGGACATCCACGAGCACACCGAAGGCAACCCCCGCGAGGTCCGCATCGACTGCCGGGAACTGTTCACGCGCGCGGCGTTCGTCTGGTACCGGACGGGCCAGTCGGTCGAGCGCATCCAGATCACACCCGAGTTGCGCGAACGCCGGTTCGGGATGGGGTACTGA
- a CDS encoding KH domain-containing protein produces the protein MQHVKIPQDRIGVLIGEGGETMREIEERAEVRLDIDSEDGSVKVESVGDPVTALKGPDIVKAIGRGFAPEDALALLEDDMMMLEVIDIEAASRNKNDLRRHKGRLIGEGGRTRELMQELSGAAVVIYGSTLSIIGGPEQVDAVREAVEMLLDGAPHGSVYSFLERKHNEMKHKELEYHQFTG, from the coding sequence ATGCAACACGTGAAGATTCCGCAGGACCGCATCGGCGTGCTCATCGGCGAGGGCGGTGAGACGATGCGCGAGATCGAGGAGCGAGCGGAGGTGCGTCTCGACATCGACTCCGAGGACGGGTCGGTGAAAGTCGAGTCCGTCGGCGACCCCGTGACGGCGCTGAAGGGGCCGGACATCGTGAAGGCCATCGGCCGCGGGTTCGCGCCGGAGGACGCCCTGGCACTGCTCGAAGACGACATGATGATGTTAGAGGTCATCGACATCGAGGCGGCCTCGCGCAACAAGAACGACCTCCGGCGCCACAAGGGTCGACTCATCGGCGAGGGCGGGCGCACCCGCGAGCTGATGCAGGAGCTGTCCGGCGCGGCCGTCGTCATCTACGGGTCGACGCTCTCTATCATCGGCGGCCCCGAACAGGTCGACGCCGTCCGGGAGGCCGTCGAGATGCTGCTCGACGGCGCGCCCCACGGTTCGGTCTACTCGTTCCTGGAGCGCAAGCACAACGAGATGAAACACAAGGAGCTGGAGTACCACCAGTTCACCGGGTGA
- a CDS encoding HTTM domain-containing protein, whose product MATWRRHLPSGVRAGIRERVAVDARALGVFRILLGTLLVLDVLLRARDLGAHYSDGGVFPRPAAIRLYDPLSVHLAVGDGPALAALFALQALVAVCFLVGYRTRLATLLTWVLWLSLHARFPLVLNGGDTLLRMSLFWSLFVPLGARFSVDALHREAPPETVHSMGTAALLGQVVFMYGTNVALKHMGVVWRAGDGLTYALQLGHFTTPFGELLSTLPLVTTALGYAVYVLWTFSPGLVLLTGWKRAALAAAFVAMHVGMALSMHLGLFPLVVVTTLLLFLPPTVWDRLLPAARVERGRARLRTTGATALARGLYPTAAPHERFDSVRRGLRVLAAVVIVVSVLFVGLYNVQVLTNRADVGPQDTVPEPLETYGETASLTQHWTMFAPDPLRETGWYRLPGRLENGTTVDVARGGPVTEERPPALADDLAAQYPNQRWRKYVSNLLEPGYGDERRLFLAYHCSRWNRNHAVDVERVELEYVTLRTTKTGTVRQGVARLAGHRCEARARGR is encoded by the coding sequence ATGGCCACGTGGCGACGCCACCTCCCGTCGGGGGTCCGGGCCGGCATCCGCGAACGGGTCGCCGTCGACGCGCGGGCGCTGGGCGTCTTTCGCATCCTTCTCGGGACGCTGCTCGTCCTCGACGTCCTCCTGCGAGCGCGTGACCTGGGGGCACACTACAGCGACGGCGGGGTGTTCCCGCGGCCGGCCGCGATTCGCCTCTACGACCCGCTCTCGGTGCACCTGGCCGTGGGCGACGGGCCGGCACTCGCCGCCCTCTTTGCCCTCCAGGCGCTCGTGGCCGTCTGCTTCCTCGTCGGCTACCGGACCCGGCTGGCGACGCTGCTGACGTGGGTGCTCTGGCTCTCCCTGCACGCTCGCTTCCCGCTGGTGCTCAACGGCGGCGACACCCTCCTGCGCATGTCGCTGTTCTGGTCGCTGTTCGTCCCCCTCGGGGCGCGCTTCTCCGTCGACGCCCTCCACCGCGAGGCCCCGCCCGAGACGGTCCATTCGATGGGGACCGCCGCGCTGCTCGGCCAGGTCGTGTTCATGTACGGCACCAACGTCGCGCTCAAGCACATGGGCGTCGTCTGGCGGGCGGGCGACGGCCTGACCTACGCCCTCCAGCTGGGCCACTTCACGACGCCGTTCGGCGAGCTGCTGAGCACGCTCCCGCTGGTAACGACGGCGCTCGGGTACGCGGTGTACGTGCTGTGGACCTTCTCGCCCGGCCTGGTCCTGCTGACCGGGTGGAAGCGGGCCGCGCTCGCGGCGGCGTTCGTGGCGATGCACGTCGGGATGGCCCTCTCGATGCACCTGGGCCTGTTCCCGCTCGTGGTCGTCACGACGTTGCTCCTCTTTCTCCCGCCGACGGTCTGGGACCGCCTGCTTCCGGCCGCCCGGGTCGAGCGTGGCCGAGCGCGGCTACGGACCACCGGCGCGACTGCGCTGGCGCGCGGGCTGTATCCGACGGCCGCGCCCCACGAGCGGTTCGACAGCGTGCGCCGGGGGCTCCGGGTCCTCGCCGCGGTCGTCATCGTGGTCTCGGTGCTGTTCGTCGGCCTCTACAACGTTCAGGTGTTGACGAACCGGGCCGACGTCGGCCCGCAGGACACGGTGCCCGAACCGCTCGAGACCTACGGCGAGACGGCGTCGCTGACCCAGCACTGGACGATGTTCGCGCCGGACCCCCTGCGCGAGACGGGGTGGTACCGCCTGCCCGGCCGCCTGGAGAACGGGACCACCGTCGACGTCGCCCGCGGCGGGCCGGTCACCGAGGAACGACCCCCCGCCCTGGCCGACGACCTGGCGGCCCAGTACCCCAACCAGCGCTGGCGCAAGTACGTGAGCAACCTGCTCGAACCCGGGTACGGCGACGAGCGACGCCTGTTCCTGGCGTATCACTGCAGCCGGTGGAACCGGAACCACGCCGTCGACGTCGAGCGCGTCGAGCTCGAGTACGTCACGCTCCGGACGACGAAGACGGGGACGGTCAGGCAGGGCGTCGCCCGGCTGGCCGGCCACCGGTGTGAGGCCCGAGCGCGCGGTCGATAG
- the rio1 gene encoding serine/threonine-protein kinase Rio1, with the protein MTDSEADFGLLDTDEAEAPGDEWEELDVSDTEADRIARKRDREFSEFRKRIKDADQFKVEASVFDDATYGALYKLVQDGHIDAFGGPISTGKEANVYTALSGDHEVAVKVYRINASDFKDMRGYLDGDPRFEGIGSDKKKVVTAWVRKESSNLKRARRAGVRTPEPIAVERNVLVMEYLGTEEGRAKRLNEVHIENPETAYEVVKEYMRRLYDAGLVHGDFSEYNIVFHEGQLYIIDLGQAVTVYHPNAEEFLERDCRNVANFFARQGADATPEDLLSYVREYATPRDDEDTAPGSDDDAVPQGTPADRDEE; encoded by the coding sequence GTGACCGACAGCGAGGCGGACTTCGGCCTGCTCGACACCGACGAGGCCGAGGCCCCGGGTGACGAGTGGGAGGAACTCGACGTCTCCGACACGGAGGCCGACCGCATCGCCCGCAAGCGGGACCGCGAGTTCAGCGAGTTCCGCAAGCGCATCAAGGACGCAGACCAGTTCAAGGTCGAGGCCAGCGTCTTCGACGACGCCACCTACGGCGCGCTCTACAAGCTGGTCCAGGACGGCCACATCGACGCCTTCGGCGGCCCCATCTCGACGGGCAAGGAGGCCAACGTCTACACGGCGCTGTCGGGCGACCACGAGGTCGCGGTGAAGGTCTACCGCATCAACGCCTCCGATTTCAAGGACATGCGGGGCTACCTCGACGGCGACCCCCGATTCGAGGGCATCGGGTCGGACAAGAAGAAGGTCGTCACCGCCTGGGTCCGCAAGGAGTCCTCGAACCTCAAGCGGGCCCGCCGCGCCGGCGTCCGGACGCCCGAACCCATCGCCGTCGAGCGGAACGTCCTGGTGATGGAGTATCTGGGGACAGAGGAGGGCCGGGCCAAGCGTCTGAACGAGGTCCACATCGAGAACCCCGAGACCGCCTACGAGGTCGTCAAGGAGTACATGCGCCGGCTCTACGACGCCGGCCTGGTCCACGGCGACTTCTCGGAGTACAATATCGTCTTCCACGAGGGCCAGCTCTACATCATCGACCTCGGGCAGGCCGTGACCGTCTACCACCCGAACGCCGAGGAGTTCTTAGAGCGGGACTGCCGGAACGTCGCGAACTTCTTCGCCCGGCAGGGCGCCGACGCCACGCCCGAGGACCTTCTCTCGTACGTGCGGGAGTACGCCACGCCGCGGGACGACGAGGACACCGCGCCGGGCAGCGACGACGACGCGGTGCCCCAGGGGACGCCCGCCGACCGCGACGAGGAGTAG
- the eif1A gene encoding translation initiation factor eIF-1A, which translates to MSDNDGRKDLRMPDDSEVFAVVTDMLGANRVKVRCMDGVERTARIPGKMQKRIWIREDDVVLVEPWDWQDEKADITWRYEKQEADQLREEGHIQE; encoded by the coding sequence ATGAGCGACAACGACGGCCGAAAGGACCTGCGGATGCCCGACGACAGCGAGGTGTTCGCTGTCGTGACAGACATGCTCGGCGCGAACCGCGTGAAGGTACGCTGTATGGACGGCGTCGAACGGACGGCCCGGATTCCCGGCAAGATGCAGAAGCGCATCTGGATCCGGGAAGACGACGTGGTGCTCGTCGAGCCGTGGGACTGGCAGGACGAGAAGGCAGACATCACGTGGCGCTACGAGAAGCAGGAGGCAGACCAGCTGCGCGAGGAGGGACACATCCAGGAGTAG
- a CDS encoding SCP2 sterol-binding domain-containing protein: protein MTYTLPTDAGDWVAAWRERINDREAFAAAAEGFDATFCFEIYDDGRYDGEPIVFTVALDDGTCTGARLADDDADYDFALRGPYDAWAALLRGELDVAEAVMDGTFDIEGNTMTLLSRQDAVAEMITAAQNVDTEFAH from the coding sequence ATGACGTACACGTTGCCGACCGACGCCGGAGACTGGGTCGCCGCCTGGCGCGAGCGAATCAACGACCGCGAGGCGTTCGCCGCGGCCGCCGAGGGGTTCGACGCCACCTTCTGCTTCGAGATCTACGACGACGGCCGCTACGACGGCGAGCCGATAGTGTTCACCGTCGCCCTCGACGACGGGACGTGTACGGGCGCGCGACTGGCCGACGACGACGCCGACTACGACTTCGCGCTGCGTGGCCCCTACGATGCCTGGGCGGCGCTGCTCCGGGGGGAACTCGACGTCGCCGAGGCCGTGATGGACGGCACCTTCGATATCGAGGGGAACACGATGACCCTGCTGAGTCGCCAGGACGCCGTCGCGGAGATGATCACGGCGGCACAGAACGTCGACACCGAGTTCGCCCACTGA
- a CDS encoding DUF7470 family protein — MFDKLGTVGLAGVVVLLGGISLVAWQNLILAAGLALVVGGVGLIVYGLVTSLLGAFGLGGMGGGGMGGGGMGGGGMGGM; from the coding sequence ATGTTCGACAAACTCGGCACGGTCGGTCTCGCCGGAGTCGTCGTCCTGCTTGGCGGCATCAGCCTCGTCGCCTGGCAGAACCTGATCCTCGCCGCGGGCCTGGCGCTGGTCGTCGGCGGCGTCGGCCTCATCGTCTACGGCCTCGTCACCAGTCTGCTGGGCGCGTTCGGCCTCGGCGGCATGGGCGGTGGCGGCATGGGTGGCGGCGGCATGGGTGGCGGCGGCATGGGCGGCATGTAA
- a CDS encoding universal stress protein, translated as MYDQVLLPTDGSEGAAAATDVAFALAGRFDAPVHALYVVDERFVADEFDAPVEAAEREATAALEAASDRGTEHGVSVEKHLRRGVPHEEILDAVDDYAADLVVMGTHGRTGLDRFRHVGSVTERVVRSAPVEVHTVPAGRADA; from the coding sequence ATGTACGACCAGGTACTGCTCCCGACGGACGGCAGCGAGGGTGCCGCCGCAGCGACCGACGTGGCGTTCGCCCTCGCGGGCCGGTTCGACGCGCCGGTCCACGCGCTGTACGTCGTCGACGAGCGGTTCGTGGCCGACGAGTTCGACGCCCCCGTCGAGGCGGCCGAGCGCGAGGCGACGGCCGCCCTGGAGGCGGCGAGCGATCGCGGTACGGAACACGGGGTCTCCGTCGAGAAGCACCTCCGCCGGGGCGTCCCCCACGAGGAGATACTCGACGCCGTCGACGACTACGCAGCCGACCTGGTGGTGATGGGGACCCACGGCCGGACCGGCCTCGACCGGTTCCGGCACGTCGGCAGCGTCACCGAACGCGTCGTCCGGTCGGCGCCGGTCGAGGTTCACACCGTCCCGGCCGGCCGGGCCGACGCGTGA
- a CDS encoding DUF460 domain-containing protein → MNRTAALDAVVFGVDIQSGDVRGDAPSYALVTFDGEHVERDVVSRRKLRRQIESDEPAIVATDNMYELAADKDQLIHFLGSLPDGTKLVQVTGDERPEPLSRVAKRHGVPYGKDPMEEAEAAARLAAASVGQEVSAFTDTTEVKVSRGRSTGKGGWSEDRYTRRIHGSVKKRAREVESELDGAGLEYERDVTEKYGGFSNAVFRVEARPQDIPVSTERSGDVRIEIERMRRDGIEFRPLAKRRDHVVVGVDPGTTTAVAVVGLDGSVLDVYSSRTNDTAEVTEWIIEHGRPVVVAADVTPMPETVEKLRRSFSAAGWEPERDLPVDEKKHRTREAAYDNDHERDAMAAALCAFDAHESQFDRVAEKVPPQHEVGRVVARVVAGEESVESVLRDLEGDEEPEPEQSEHQPRELTAEEKKIKRLEARTRRLESKVEDLRETIASKDEALAEKETQLEKARSEGRREVRKDREVTRLQRRNEALERQVEDEQDKREALEDKLERLKSLWKLDHSNFADVSEQQEGLVPVKVVAQFTRDAIEDADERFGLARDDIVLLRDASGAGRSTARRLADVDPRVVLRNGNLSDAADEVLFENEVPVAPAEMVTVQEVDELAIAREREVEAAVADWERRAEERTKERKTEMVDQIISEHRADRPASGEN, encoded by the coding sequence GTGAACCGCACGGCAGCGCTCGACGCCGTCGTCTTCGGGGTCGACATCCAGAGCGGTGACGTCCGCGGGGACGCCCCCTCCTACGCGCTGGTGACGTTCGACGGCGAGCACGTCGAGCGGGACGTCGTCTCGCGACGGAAACTGCGACGGCAGATAGAGAGCGACGAACCGGCCATCGTCGCGACGGACAACATGTACGAACTGGCCGCCGACAAGGACCAGCTGATCCACTTCCTCGGGTCGCTCCCCGACGGGACGAAACTGGTGCAGGTGACCGGCGACGAGCGGCCCGAACCCCTCTCGCGGGTGGCCAAACGCCACGGCGTCCCCTACGGCAAGGACCCGATGGAGGAGGCCGAGGCCGCCGCCCGACTCGCGGCCGCCAGCGTCGGCCAGGAGGTGTCCGCGTTCACCGACACGACCGAGGTGAAAGTCTCCCGGGGCCGCTCGACCGGCAAGGGCGGGTGGTCCGAGGACCGCTACACGCGGCGCATCCACGGCTCCGTGAAGAAGCGCGCCCGCGAGGTCGAGTCCGAGCTCGACGGGGCCGGCCTGGAGTACGAGCGCGACGTGACAGAGAAGTACGGCGGGTTCTCGAACGCCGTCTTCCGCGTCGAGGCGCGCCCGCAGGACATCCCCGTCTCGACCGAGCGCTCGGGCGACGTCCGCATCGAGATCGAGCGGATGCGCCGGGACGGCATCGAGTTCCGCCCGCTGGCCAAGCGCCGCGACCACGTCGTCGTCGGCGTCGACCCCGGGACGACCACTGCCGTCGCCGTCGTCGGCCTGGACGGCAGCGTCCTGGACGTCTACTCCTCGCGGACCAACGACACGGCCGAGGTCACCGAGTGGATCATCGAACACGGCCGGCCGGTCGTCGTCGCCGCCGACGTGACGCCGATGCCCGAGACCGTCGAGAAACTGCGGCGATCGTTCAGTGCCGCCGGGTGGGAACCCGAGCGGGACCTGCCGGTCGACGAGAAGAAACACCGCACCCGCGAGGCGGCCTACGACAACGACCACGAACGGGACGCGATGGCCGCCGCGCTCTGTGCGTTCGACGCCCACGAGAGCCAGTTCGACCGCGTGGCCGAGAAGGTCCCGCCCCAGCACGAGGTAGGACGCGTCGTCGCCCGCGTCGTCGCCGGCGAGGAGTCCGTCGAGAGCGTCCTGCGGGACCTCGAGGGCGACGAGGAGCCCGAACCCGAGCAGTCCGAACACCAGCCCCGCGAGCTGACCGCCGAGGAGAAGAAGATAAAGCGCCTGGAGGCCCGCACCCGTCGCCTCGAGTCGAAGGTCGAGGACCTCAGAGAGACAATCGCGAGCAAGGACGAGGCACTCGCCGAGAAGGAAACGCAACTCGAGAAGGCCAGAAGCGAGGGCCGCCGGGAGGTGCGCAAGGACCGCGAGGTCACCCGCCTCCAGCGGCGCAACGAGGCGCTCGAACGGCAGGTCGAGGACGAGCAGGACAAACGCGAGGCGCTCGAGGACAAACTGGAGCGCCTGAAGTCGCTGTGGAAGCTCGACCACTCGAACTTCGCCGACGTCTCCGAGCAACAGGAGGGACTGGTCCCGGTGAAGGTCGTCGCACAGTTCACCCGCGACGCCATCGAGGACGCCGACGAGCGCTTCGGCCTCGCCCGGGACGACATCGTGTTGCTCCGGGACGCCTCGGGTGCCGGACGCTCGACTGCGCGGCGCCTCGCCGACGTCGACCCCCGCGTCGTCCTGCGCAACGGGAACCTCTCGGACGCCGCCGACGAGGTGCTCTTCGAGAACGAGGTGCCCGTCGCTCCCGCCGAGATGGTCACCGTCCAGGAGGTCGACGAGCTGGCCATCGCCCGCGAGCGGGAGGTCGAGGCGGCCGTCGCCGACTGGGAGCGCCGCGCCGAGGAGCGCACGAAGGAGCGCAAGACCGAGATGGTCGACCAGATAATCAGCGAACACCGCGCCGACCGCCCGGCCAGCGGCGAGAACTGA
- a CDS encoding DUF7383 domain-containing protein: MSCRANYARCTFQQHLGPSAASLDVPWAEFTGDASDERTFEVPTADPRDPYVEMQVFDVGDYGHDILVNGAALSGFDIATSDRWQYWMDTLAVDHLGAGENTLQFRRNTDSDDAFVVGTVIVNWREPVE, encoded by the coding sequence ATGTCCTGCCGTGCCAACTATGCGCGCTGTACGTTCCAGCAACATCTCGGCCCGTCGGCGGCCTCGCTCGACGTCCCCTGGGCAGAGTTCACCGGTGACGCGTCCGACGAGCGGACCTTCGAGGTGCCGACGGCCGACCCGCGCGACCCCTACGTCGAGATGCAGGTGTTCGACGTCGGCGACTACGGCCACGACATCCTGGTCAACGGGGCCGCACTCTCCGGGTTCGACATCGCGACAAGCGACCGGTGGCAGTACTGGATGGATACGCTCGCAGTCGATCACCTCGGGGCGGGCGAGAACACCCTCCAGTTCCGTCGGAACACCGACAGCGACGACGCGTTCGTCGTGGGCACTGTCATCGTCAACTGGCGCGAACCGGTCGAGTGA
- the thsB gene encoding thermosome subunit beta, producing MSQRQMQGQPMIILGEDAQRMKDKSAQEHNISAARAVAESVRSTLGPKGMDKMLVSSLGDVTVTNDGVTILREMDIDNPTASMIVEVAETQEDEAGDGTTSAVAIAGELLKNAEDLLDQDIHPSAIISGFDMAAAEAKSALAEIATDVDRDDEELLKKVAETSMTGKGAELNKDLLAQLIVDAVRAVTVEAEDGSVVADLEYLDIETQTGRSAGNSELLEGAVVDKDPVHEEMPTEVEDAKVLLMDTAIELDDTEVDAQLSVDSPDQLQTFLDQEEKQLRELVEKVEATGANVLLCQKNIDDMAQHYLAQKGILAIKRAKKSDIEFLKEVLDASVVSDLDTASEDDLGHGTVTRDEKQGLFYIEGTGDDAHGVTLLLRGSTEHVVDELERGVEDAMDVVTSTVANGRVLGGGGAPEIEVARRLRDYADSVEGREQLAVEAFADALEIIPRTLAENAGLDSIDTLVDLRAAHESGEVSAGLNVFSGEVEDTLETGVVEPEHAKRQAISSAAEAANLVLKIDDIIAAGDLSTEGDEDEGGPGGAPGGMGGGMGGMGGGMGGMM from the coding sequence ATGAGTCAGCGCCAGATGCAGGGCCAGCCGATGATCATCCTGGGCGAAGACGCCCAGCGGATGAAGGACAAGTCTGCACAGGAACACAACATCTCGGCCGCCCGTGCGGTCGCCGAGTCGGTCCGGTCGACGCTCGGACCGAAGGGTATGGACAAGATGCTCGTCTCCTCGCTTGGCGACGTAACCGTCACGAACGACGGCGTCACCATCCTCAGAGAGATGGACATCGACAACCCGACGGCCTCGATGATCGTCGAGGTCGCCGAGACACAGGAAGACGAGGCCGGTGACGGCACCACCTCCGCGGTCGCCATCGCCGGCGAGCTCCTGAAGAACGCCGAGGACCTCCTGGATCAGGACATCCACCCGTCGGCCATCATCAGCGGCTTCGACATGGCCGCCGCCGAGGCCAAGTCCGCGCTCGCCGAGATCGCCACCGACGTCGACCGCGACGACGAGGAGCTGCTGAAGAAGGTCGCCGAGACCTCGATGACGGGCAAGGGCGCCGAGCTCAACAAGGACCTGCTCGCCCAGCTCATCGTCGACGCGGTCCGTGCCGTCACCGTCGAGGCCGAGGACGGCAGCGTCGTCGCCGACCTCGAGTACCTCGACATCGAGACCCAGACCGGCCGCTCGGCCGGCAACTCCGAACTCCTGGAGGGCGCTGTCGTCGACAAGGACCCCGTCCACGAGGAGATGCCCACGGAGGTCGAGGACGCAAAGGTCCTCCTGATGGACACCGCCATCGAGCTCGACGACACCGAGGTCGACGCCCAGCTCTCCGTCGACAGCCCCGACCAGCTCCAGACCTTCCTCGACCAGGAGGAAAAGCAACTGCGCGAACTGGTCGAGAAGGTCGAGGCAACCGGCGCCAACGTCCTGCTCTGTCAGAAGAACATCGACGACATGGCCCAGCACTACCTCGCCCAGAAGGGTATCCTGGCTATCAAGCGTGCCAAGAAGTCCGACATCGAGTTCCTCAAGGAAGTGCTCGACGCCAGCGTCGTCTCCGACCTGGACACCGCCAGCGAGGACGACCTCGGCCACGGCACGGTCACCCGCGACGAGAAGCAGGGCCTGTTCTACATCGAGGGGACCGGCGATGACGCCCACGGCGTCACGCTCCTGCTCCGTGGCTCCACCGAGCACGTCGTCGACGAGCTCGAACGCGGCGTCGAGGACGCGATGGACGTCGTCACCTCCACCGTCGCCAACGGGCGGGTCCTCGGTGGCGGCGGCGCCCCCGAAATCGAGGTCGCCCGTCGCCTGCGTGACTACGCCGACTCCGTCGAGGGCCGCGAGCAGCTCGCCGTCGAGGCTTTCGCCGACGCGCTCGAGATCATCCCGCGCACCCTCGCCGAGAACGCGGGTCTGGACAGCATCGACACGCTCGTCGACCTGCGTGCGGCCCACGAGAGCGGCGAGGTCAGCGCCGGCCTGAACGTCTTCTCCGGCGAGGTCGAGGACACGCTCGAAACCGGCGTCGTCGAACCCGAACACGCCAAGCGCCAGGCCATCTCCTCGGCCGCCGAGGCCGCGAACCTGGTGCTCAAGATCGACGACATCATCGCCGCGGGCGACCTCTCGACCGAAGGCGACGAGGACGAAGGCGGCCCCGGCGGCGCGCCCGGCGGTATGGGCGGCGGCATGGGCGGTATGGGCGGCGGCATGGGCGGCATGATGTAG
- a CDS encoding DUF1349 domain-containing protein translates to MQWYNEPETWAATDDEVRLTVPGDTDCWRVTRHDFVADDAPFYYRAVDGDFTATVRVTGDYDDQYDQVGLMVRESETHWLKCGVEVLDGVQQASAVLTRDYSDWSVLPLEEAPGPVWVRVERIGATLEVSYSLDGVDYTMIRQGYLSDADALQVGLMAAAPQGDGFEAVFEEFTVEQ, encoded by the coding sequence ATGCAGTGGTACAACGAACCCGAGACGTGGGCGGCAACCGACGACGAGGTCCGACTGACCGTCCCCGGTGACACCGACTGCTGGCGCGTCACGCGCCACGACTTCGTCGCCGACGACGCGCCCTTCTACTACCGCGCGGTCGACGGCGACTTCACCGCGACGGTCCGGGTGACCGGCGACTACGACGACCAGTACGATCAGGTGGGGCTGATGGTCCGCGAGAGCGAGACCCACTGGCTGAAGTGCGGCGTCGAGGTCCTCGACGGCGTCCAGCAGGCCAGCGCCGTCCTCACGCGTGACTACTCGGACTGGTCTGTCCTGCCTCTCGAGGAAGCCCCCGGGCCGGTGTGGGTCCGCGTCGAGCGAATCGGCGCGACCCTCGAGGTGTCTTACTCGCTCGACGGCGTCGACTACACGATGATCCGCCAGGGCTACCTGAGCGACGCCGACGCGCTACAGGTCGGACTGATGGCCGCGGCGCCACAGGGCGACGGCTTCGAGGCGGTCTTCGAGGAGTTCACCGTCGAACAGTAG